A segment of the Bacteroidota bacterium genome:
TCTCAAATCGTATGCACTCACATGTTATTTATTTTTAAAATTCAAATAGTATAATGGAAAATAAAGTCTTATTTAATTCCTCCTTTTCTAATTTCTGAAATATTATTTAAAAATTTCACTATATTTGCAACCATGTTGCATTTGCGCAAACCTAAATTTTGACATTGTAAAATCTTTTCAAACTAAAAAAGTAGAATAATTAAAGAAATCTAACCATGAAAAATAATTTAAAATTAGTTTTAATTGCTTTGTTAGCAATTACATCCTGTAAAAAAAAGGACGATATTAAACCTCTAATTGAATTAGAAAGTCCTGTTACTGAACAAACATTTAAACCTGGTGAAGAAATAGTATTTAAAGCAGTTTTTAAGGATAATATTGAACTGGCTCAATTCAAAATTGATATTCATGATGACTTTGATGGACACTCACATAAAGTTGCAATCCAACCATGGGCTGAAATAAT
Coding sequences within it:
- a CDS encoding DUF4625 domain-containing protein; the encoded protein is MKNNLKLVLIALLAITSCKKKDDIKPLIELESPVTEQTFKPGEEIVFKAVFKDNIELAQFKIDIHDDFDGHSHKVAIQPWAEIIVGELKGKEDMVEKKIVIPFDAAHGNYDFIVQCIDVSGNEASIALEFSIEE